The proteins below are encoded in one region of Syntrophotalea carbinolica DSM 2380:
- a CDS encoding Crp/Fnr family transcriptional regulator, which produces MSTGRLSGAAEGLPSDAQKCLEDLHIFNAEELAALLPYLGERKIAAGETLWHEGQAGSYLSLILSGHLEAKKDTEFPGKQVVVAVFGPGAVVGELSFLDQSPRAVSVVAMEDARLAVIGRDEFGKLLADFPEVGMKLYRAILLALASRLKKSYERLAAIF; this is translated from the coding sequence GTGAGTACTGGACGATTATCCGGAGCGGCCGAAGGCCTGCCTTCCGATGCCCAAAAATGCCTTGAAGATTTACATATATTCAACGCCGAAGAGCTTGCCGCCCTGTTGCCCTATCTGGGGGAACGCAAAATTGCAGCAGGGGAGACTCTTTGGCATGAAGGTCAGGCAGGGAGTTATCTGTCTCTTATTCTGTCGGGGCATCTGGAGGCGAAAAAAGATACGGAATTTCCCGGTAAGCAGGTGGTTGTGGCCGTATTCGGCCCTGGCGCGGTAGTTGGGGAACTGTCTTTTCTGGATCAAAGTCCGCGGGCTGTGAGCGTTGTGGCTATGGAAGATGCCCGACTGGCGGTGATCGGACGCGATGAGTTCGGAAAGCTGCTTGCCGATTTTCCCGAGGTTGGGATGAAGCTCTACAGGGCGATTCTGCTGGCGCTTGCCAGTCGCCTCAAAAAATCCTACGAGCGTCTGGCGGCTATTTTTTAA
- a CDS encoding energy transducer TonB — MSPASGTGTDNTGYGSGENSGTNGGGGGDGIIRATPLGYGENPPMPYPRSARRRGWEGEVLLKVDVSAHGRVLAVHIEQSSGYGILDDTALGAVSEWRFRPARVNGSTRPDTVIVPIHFRLDAP; from the coding sequence TTGTCGCCAGCAAGCGGAACAGGCACGGACAACACGGGATACGGTAGCGGGGAGAACAGCGGGACTAACGGTGGCGGCGGAGGCGACGGCATCATACGCGCAACCCCATTAGGCTACGGCGAGAACCCACCCATGCCTTATCCGCGCAGCGCCCGACGCAGAGGATGGGAGGGAGAGGTGCTGCTGAAGGTCGATGTGTCCGCGCACGGCCGGGTCCTTGCCGTGCATATCGAACAATCGTCAGGCTATGGCATCCTCGACGATACCGCCCTTGGGGCAGTTTCCGAATGGCGCTTCCGCCCTGCCAGGGTTAACGGCTCAACTCGCCCCGATACGGTGATCGTCCCGATCCACTTCAGACTCGATGCTCCCTGA
- a CDS encoding TonB-dependent receptor plug domain-containing protein, producing the protein MVKIPSLALVGLLMLSATASASDVTTLEPVVVTATKIETPTREVASSITVVTAEEIEEKQQRTVLEALRDVPAVDVVQSGGDGQQTSVFMRGANSEHTLVLIDGIEVNDPISPSKAFNFANLTTDNVERIEILRGPASALYGSDAIGGVINIITKKGQGKPSITLSAEGGSFETHHETVSLSGGTQLVNYALSASYLDSNGITAARWSDGNHERDGYENLTTSLRLGLTPTKNFDLDFILRYMETDTDIDNSAGPLGDDPNYTTEEEKLFFRTQAGLYLFDDLWEQKLGFSITDYDRSTRDDTDAAHPLDWVRSSYQSTLYKVDWQHNLYLHKTNTLTLGIEHEEEEGKNKFLSESAYGPWNTYYPRQKTRTTGYYVQDQFKLWNRFFTTLGLRLDDHEEFGRRVTYHVASSYIFDSTGTKIRATWGTGFKAPSLVQLYDTNFGGNPDLNPEKSEGWDVGIDQNLWQDRLTISLTYFENSFEDLIVNEYLGWGPTGAIYLYKNVDSANSKGIELLLTCRPLETLTITAGYTYTDTENEDSHDQLLRRPRNKFTADINYRFLEKGNVNLSMIYVGKREDSFYNNATWASGRVELASYTLFNLGASYEVTKWLTLSGRIENLLNEHYEETWGYDTAGIAGYMGAKLTF; encoded by the coding sequence ATGGTTAAAATCCCGTCTTTGGCCCTGGTCGGTTTGCTGATGCTTTCTGCCACCGCATCTGCATCCGACGTAACCACCCTCGAACCGGTTGTTGTAACCGCCACCAAAATCGAAACACCCACCCGCGAAGTAGCAAGTTCTATTACCGTTGTCACGGCCGAAGAGATTGAAGAGAAGCAGCAGCGCACGGTGCTTGAAGCTCTGCGTGACGTCCCCGCTGTAGATGTAGTACAATCGGGCGGCGACGGTCAGCAGACCTCCGTCTTTATGCGTGGTGCGAACTCCGAACACACACTGGTCCTTATTGACGGCATTGAAGTCAATGATCCCATCTCCCCAAGCAAAGCATTCAACTTCGCAAATTTAACGACAGATAATGTTGAACGTATCGAAATCCTTCGAGGACCGGCAAGCGCCCTCTACGGTTCGGATGCCATCGGTGGCGTCATCAACATCATCACCAAAAAAGGCCAGGGCAAACCGAGCATAACCCTCTCCGCCGAGGGCGGATCCTTTGAAACACACCATGAAACGGTGTCCTTAAGCGGCGGCACGCAACTTGTCAATTATGCTCTGTCTGCTTCCTATCTGGACTCCAACGGCATAACTGCCGCGCGCTGGTCCGACGGCAATCATGAACGGGACGGCTACGAGAACCTGACCACTTCCCTCCGACTGGGTCTTACGCCGACCAAGAACTTCGATCTCGACTTTATCCTGCGGTACATGGAGACGGATACGGATATCGACAATTCCGCCGGCCCCCTGGGCGACGATCCGAACTACACGACCGAAGAGGAAAAGCTGTTTTTCCGTACCCAGGCAGGCCTGTACCTTTTCGATGACCTATGGGAACAAAAACTCGGCTTCTCCATTACGGATTACGACCGGTCCACCCGCGATGATACCGACGCCGCGCACCCCTTGGACTGGGTGCGGAGCAGCTACCAAAGCACGTTGTACAAAGTCGACTGGCAACACAATCTTTACCTCCACAAAACCAATACTCTTACTCTGGGCATTGAACACGAGGAAGAGGAAGGTAAAAACAAGTTTCTGTCTGAATCGGCGTATGGCCCTTGGAACACCTATTATCCAAGACAGAAAACCCGCACCACCGGCTATTACGTGCAGGATCAGTTCAAACTGTGGAATCGCTTTTTCACTACCCTTGGCTTGCGCCTCGACGACCACGAGGAATTTGGTCGACGTGTCACCTACCATGTCGCTTCGAGCTACATATTTGATTCCACAGGAACAAAAATTCGCGCCACCTGGGGCACCGGCTTCAAGGCCCCCTCTCTGGTCCAGCTCTACGACACCAATTTCGGTGGCAACCCTGACCTGAATCCTGAAAAAAGCGAAGGCTGGGATGTTGGCATCGACCAGAACCTGTGGCAGGATCGCTTGACCATCAGTCTGACCTATTTCGAGAATTCTTTTGAAGACCTCATCGTAAATGAATACCTTGGATGGGGACCAACAGGGGCGATTTATCTTTATAAAAACGTCGACTCGGCAAACAGCAAAGGCATTGAACTGCTTCTTACCTGCCGCCCCCTGGAGACCTTGACCATCACTGCAGGCTACACCTATACCGACACGGAGAATGAAGACAGCCACGACCAACTGCTTCGCCGTCCCCGCAACAAGTTTACAGCAGATATCAACTACCGGTTCCTGGAAAAAGGCAACGTGAATCTCAGCATGATCTACGTTGGCAAACGGGAGGACAGCTTCTACAACAATGCAACGTGGGCAAGCGGGCGCGTTGAACTGGCCAGCTATACATTATTCAACCTGGGTGCGTCCTACGAAGTTACCAAATGGCTCACCCTTTCGGGTCGCATTGAAAATCTGTTGAATGAACATTACGAAGAAACATGGGGCTATGACACCGCAGGCATCGCGGGCTACATGGGCGCCAAATTGACCTTCTGA
- a CDS encoding MoaD/ThiS family protein — MKITVKLFAGFRDNRFKVAEQDVPEAATVSDILTALDISGPELGVALINGRHVPPEHVLVDGETLSLFPKVGGG, encoded by the coding sequence ATGAAAATTACTGTTAAACTCTTTGCAGGTTTTCGCGACAACCGTTTCAAAGTGGCCGAACAGGACGTTCCCGAAGCCGCCACTGTAAGCGACATTCTTACTGCGCTCGACATCAGTGGACCGGAGCTCGGCGTCGCCCTGATCAACGGTCGCCACGTACCTCCCGAGCATGTACTGGTCGATGGCGAAACGCTGTCCCTGTTCCCCAAGGTCGGGGGAGGTTAA
- a CDS encoding aldehyde ferredoxin oxidoreductase family protein gives MDKIFRVNMTDLTCKVEEVPAEFATLGGRALTSTIVAAEVPPSCHALGPNNKLVFAPGQLSGTPAANSGRMSAGAKSPLTGTIKESNSGGTTAQQFAKMGIKAMIIEGLPKEDKWYRLHVTMDGVTFEDASELVGKQNFDVIEAMNEKFDKKIGVMTIGIPGENRLASANISVKDPDQKIRSHGRGGLGAVMGSKKIKAITVDATGAGKVAIADPEKFRAAAKVFAKGMLDHPVTGEGLPTYGTNVLINILNEAGGLPTKNFKYGTCEHHDKVSGETMHDTIAGRPNGHTKHGCHAGCIIQCSQVYTDDKGEYITSGFEYETVWGLGINCLIEDLDDCARIDNAMDNIGIDSIEGAVLLAVAMEAGVLPWGDGKEALRIMNEEIGKCTPLGRILGNGTGSVGKAFGLTRVPVVKNQGIPAYDPRSVKGIGITYATTTQGADHTAGYTIATNILKVGGFVDPLSKEGQVELSRNLQIATTAVDSTGMCIFVAFPALDIPEVLPALVDMLAARFGVEMSVDDFVALGTRILKMEKEWNTKAGFTNEDDRLPEFFELEPIPPHNAVWDFTPEEIDELWNF, from the coding sequence ATGGATAAAATCTTTCGCGTTAACATGACGGACCTCACCTGCAAAGTTGAGGAAGTCCCCGCCGAATTCGCAACCTTGGGTGGTCGCGCCCTGACCTCTACCATCGTTGCGGCGGAAGTACCCCCCAGCTGTCATGCCCTCGGCCCCAACAACAAGCTGGTTTTCGCCCCCGGCCAGCTGTCCGGCACCCCGGCCGCTAACTCCGGCCGTATGTCCGCCGGCGCCAAGAGCCCCCTGACCGGTACCATCAAGGAGTCCAACTCCGGTGGCACCACCGCTCAGCAATTCGCCAAAATGGGCATCAAGGCCATGATCATCGAAGGCCTGCCCAAAGAAGACAAATGGTACCGCCTGCATGTCACCATGGACGGCGTAACCTTCGAGGACGCGTCCGAACTGGTTGGCAAGCAGAACTTCGACGTCATCGAAGCCATGAACGAGAAGTTCGACAAGAAGATCGGCGTCATGACCATCGGCATCCCCGGCGAAAACCGCCTGGCTTCCGCCAACATCTCGGTTAAAGACCCCGACCAGAAGATCCGTTCCCATGGTCGTGGCGGCCTCGGCGCCGTAATGGGCTCCAAAAAGATCAAGGCCATCACCGTTGATGCTACCGGGGCCGGCAAAGTAGCCATCGCCGATCCCGAGAAATTCCGTGCCGCTGCCAAAGTTTTCGCCAAGGGCATGCTCGACCACCCCGTTACCGGCGAAGGTCTGCCGACCTACGGCACCAACGTTCTGATCAACATCCTGAACGAAGCCGGCGGCCTGCCGACCAAAAACTTCAAGTACGGCACCTGCGAGCACCACGACAAAGTGTCCGGCGAAACCATGCACGACACCATCGCCGGCCGTCCCAACGGTCACACCAAGCATGGCTGCCATGCCGGTTGTATCATCCAGTGTTCCCAGGTTTATACCGATGACAAAGGTGAGTACATCACCTCCGGCTTCGAATACGAGACCGTATGGGGCCTCGGCATCAACTGCCTGATTGAAGACCTGGACGATTGCGCCCGCATTGACAACGCCATGGACAACATCGGCATCGACTCCATCGAAGGCGCCGTACTGCTCGCCGTTGCCATGGAAGCCGGCGTTCTGCCCTGGGGTGACGGTAAAGAAGCCCTGCGCATCATGAACGAGGAAATCGGCAAGTGTACCCCTCTCGGCCGCATCCTCGGCAACGGCACCGGCTCCGTCGGCAAGGCTTTCGGCCTGACCCGCGTACCGGTTGTCAAGAACCAGGGTATCCCGGCTTACGACCCCCGTTCGGTTAAGGGTATCGGTATCACCTACGCTACCACGACCCAGGGTGCCGACCACACTGCCGGTTACACCATCGCCACCAACATCCTCAAGGTCGGCGGCTTCGTCGATCCTCTGAGCAAGGAAGGCCAGGTTGAGCTTTCCCGCAACCTGCAGATCGCTACCACCGCTGTCGACAGCACCGGTATGTGTATCTTCGTAGCCTTCCCGGCCCTGGATATCCCTGAAGTACTGCCCGCCCTGGTGGACATGCTCGCCGCCCGCTTCGGTGTGGAAATGAGCGTTGACGACTTCGTCGCTCTGGGTACCAGGATTCTGAAAATGGAAAAAGAGTGGAACACCAAGGCCGGCTTCACCAACGAAGACGACCGTCTGCCCGAGTTCTTCGAGCTTGAGCCGATTCCGCCTCACAATGCGGTTTGGGACTTCACTCCCGAAGAAATCGACGAACTCTGGAACTTCTAA